The following proteins are encoded in a genomic region of Saccharopolyspora antimicrobica:
- a CDS encoding ABC transporter substrate-binding protein, whose product MRTRKTVLAVGAALLLAGCGTGQIGDTGGGQTDPNNKNLALITGMRGEPFYVSIECAAQEAAASAGYQLNVQAPEKFEQAEQSQILGGIVSTKPGAVIIAPTDDKALAAPLQQAKANGVQVVEVDTALEDRSIAVTSLSSDNYAGGSVAAQTLAQLVGDKQGSVLALNTKAGTSTTDERAKGFEDEIAKHPNLKLLPTQYTENEPATAAQIVSATLAANPDLVGVFGTNLNTGEGAATALSNAGKSGQVQLVGFDASPKQVEDLRNGRVQALIAQNPGKIGQEGVQRAIAAIKGEPVERGTKTEMIAITRDNMDQRSQYFYKSQC is encoded by the coding sequence ATGAGAACTCGCAAGACGGTGCTCGCGGTGGGCGCGGCACTGCTGCTGGCGGGCTGCGGGACCGGCCAGATCGGCGACACCGGTGGCGGCCAGACCGACCCGAACAACAAGAACCTGGCGCTGATCACCGGGATGCGCGGCGAACCGTTCTACGTCTCCATCGAGTGCGCGGCGCAGGAGGCGGCCGCCTCGGCCGGCTACCAGCTCAACGTGCAGGCCCCCGAGAAGTTCGAGCAGGCCGAGCAGTCGCAGATCCTGGGCGGCATCGTCAGCACCAAGCCCGGCGCGGTGATCATCGCCCCGACCGACGACAAGGCGCTGGCCGCACCGCTGCAGCAGGCGAAGGCCAACGGCGTCCAGGTAGTCGAGGTCGACACCGCGCTGGAGGACCGCTCGATCGCGGTCACCTCGCTGTCCTCCGACAACTACGCGGGCGGCAGCGTCGCCGCGCAGACCCTGGCCCAGCTGGTCGGCGACAAGCAGGGCTCGGTGCTGGCGCTGAACACCAAGGCCGGCACCTCCACTACCGACGAGCGCGCCAAGGGCTTCGAGGACGAGATCGCCAAGCACCCGAACCTGAAGCTGCTGCCGACCCAGTACACCGAGAACGAGCCGGCGACCGCCGCCCAGATCGTCTCGGCGACCCTGGCCGCCAACCCCGACCTGGTGGGCGTGTTCGGCACCAACCTCAACACCGGCGAGGGAGCGGCGACCGCGCTGTCCAACGCGGGAAAGTCCGGCCAGGTGCAGCTGGTCGGCTTCGACGCCAGCCCCAAGCAGGTCGAGGACCTGCGCAACGGCCGGGTCCAGGCGCTCATCGCGCAGAACCCGGGCAAGATCGGGCAGGAAGGCGTCCAGCGCGCGATCGCGGCGATCAAGGGCGAGCCGGTCGAGCGCGGGACCAAGACCGAGATGATCGCGATCACCCGCGACAACATGGACCAGCGCAGCCAGTACTTCTACAAGTCGCAGTGCTGA
- a CDS encoding ABC transporter permease, which produces MPTQQETQKSTVEEAPRGKGVGARLASSNTLWTGLVLIALCALFGALRPDAFLTLFNAQNLLVQAAPLLMLAVGMTFVIITSGIDLSVGSVLVFSGVVSAMTMEWLSGGDATDAGWGVIAIGLVVALVGGALWGVLNGLLVAVARVPALIVTLGSFGAALGAAQLLTNGIDVRTVPSTLRTTLGTGTSFGIVPNLVILAALVTLLAIWLLHTTAFGRYTYAIGSNAEAARRSGIKVTRHLIAVYTLTGVLAGLAGFMSLAYFGTTTISGHSNDNLNAIAAVVLGGTSLFGGIGTVLGSVIGVFIPAVLDAGFVMAGVRPFWQPIAVGAVLVAAVWLDQRRRRARNNR; this is translated from the coding sequence ATGCCCACCCAGCAGGAGACCCAGAAGTCCACTGTGGAGGAAGCGCCGCGGGGCAAGGGCGTCGGCGCGCGGCTGGCGTCCTCCAACACGCTGTGGACCGGCCTGGTGCTGATCGCGCTGTGCGCGCTGTTCGGCGCGCTGCGCCCGGATGCGTTCCTCACCCTGTTCAACGCGCAGAACCTGCTGGTGCAGGCGGCGCCGCTGCTGATGCTCGCGGTCGGGATGACGTTCGTGATCATCACCTCCGGCATCGACCTGTCGGTGGGTTCGGTGCTGGTGTTCTCCGGTGTCGTCTCCGCGATGACCATGGAGTGGCTCAGCGGCGGTGACGCCACCGACGCGGGCTGGGGCGTGATCGCGATCGGCCTGGTGGTGGCGCTGGTCGGCGGCGCGCTGTGGGGCGTGCTCAACGGGCTGCTCGTCGCGGTGGCCCGCGTGCCCGCGCTGATCGTCACGCTGGGCTCGTTCGGCGCGGCACTCGGTGCCGCGCAGCTGCTCACCAACGGCATCGACGTGCGCACCGTGCCCAGCACGCTGCGCACCACGCTCGGCACCGGGACGTCGTTCGGGATCGTGCCGAACCTGGTGATCCTGGCCGCGCTGGTCACGCTGCTGGCGATCTGGCTGCTGCACACCACGGCCTTCGGCCGTTACACATACGCGATCGGCTCCAACGCCGAAGCGGCCCGGCGCAGCGGGATCAAGGTCACCCGCCATCTCATCGCCGTCTACACCCTGACCGGCGTGCTCGCCGGGCTGGCCGGGTTCATGTCGCTGGCCTACTTCGGCACCACCACGATCAGCGGTCACAGCAACGACAACCTCAACGCCATCGCGGCGGTCGTGCTGGGCGGCACCAGCCTGTTCGGCGGCATCGGCACGGTGCTGGGCAGCGTCATCGGCGTGTTCATCCCTGCGGTGCTCGACGCCGGATTCGTGATGGCCGGAGTCCGGCCGTTCTGGCAGCCGATCGCAGTCGGCGCAGTGCTCGTCGCAGCGGTCTGGCTGGACCAGCGCCGACGACGTGCGCGCAACAACCGCTGA
- a CDS encoding ATP-binding cassette domain-containing protein, whose product MTEPLLEARDLVKRYGGVEALRGASFTVHPGEVVALVGDNGAGKSTLVKCLSGVEQPDSGQIRVAGAPVVLDSPTTARAHGIETAYQDLAVAPDLDPAANLFLGRELRRPGLLGKLGMLDKAGMRAQAAEQFAKFGVSLPDLTVPIGSLSGGQRQSVAVARSVAWADKLVFMDEPTAALGVVQRERVLEVIRRVRDNGIAVVLISHNMPEVLSVADRVEVLRLGSRVARFNAAEATLEDLVGAMTGALAQEDAS is encoded by the coding sequence ATGACCGAACCACTGCTGGAAGCCCGCGACCTGGTCAAGCGCTACGGCGGCGTGGAGGCGCTGCGGGGCGCGTCGTTCACCGTCCACCCCGGCGAGGTGGTGGCGCTCGTCGGTGACAACGGGGCCGGCAAGTCCACGCTGGTCAAATGCCTTTCCGGGGTGGAGCAGCCGGATTCCGGGCAGATCCGGGTCGCTGGTGCTCCGGTGGTGCTGGACTCGCCCACCACCGCCCGCGCGCACGGCATCGAAACCGCCTACCAGGACCTCGCGGTCGCCCCGGACCTGGATCCGGCCGCGAACCTGTTCCTGGGCCGGGAACTCCGGCGCCCGGGGCTGCTCGGCAAGCTCGGCATGCTGGACAAGGCCGGGATGCGCGCGCAGGCCGCCGAGCAGTTCGCCAAGTTCGGCGTCTCGCTGCCGGATCTGACGGTGCCGATCGGGTCGCTGTCCGGTGGTCAGCGGCAGAGCGTCGCGGTGGCCAGGTCGGTGGCGTGGGCGGACAAGCTGGTGTTCATGGACGAGCCGACCGCCGCGTTGGGCGTCGTGCAGCGCGAACGCGTGCTGGAGGTGATCCGCCGGGTGCGCGACAACGGCATCGCGGTGGTGCTGATCAGCCACAACATGCCGGAAGTGCTGTCGGTGGCGGACCGGGTCGAGGTGCTGCGGCTCGGCAGCCGGGTGGCGCGGTTCAACGCCGCCGAGGCGACCTTGGAAGACCTCGTCGGTGCGATGACCGGCGCGCTGGCGCAGGAGGACGCGAGCTGA
- a CDS encoding class I mannose-6-phosphate isomerase — MSSVHDDQSVRAIVLPANQPKQFYRGGASIAALRGGGDDREFGPEDWVGSTTTRFGQPESGLSRLPDGRWLRDAVREAPAQWLGPEHVAAFGDSTALLVKLLDAGQRLPVHCHPSDQFAQQHLGSRFGKTEAWIVVGTSGPNPVVYLGFRDDVAPEVVEHWVSTQDSSSMLSALNEIPVRPGDTVHVPAGTPHAIGEGVFIVELQQPTDFSITLEWRGFLSDAESAFLGMDQRTALQTLNRSGFGDEMLASLIKRTADQDAARVGLLADDAAPFFRADRLHGAVELEPTFGVLIVLSGSGKLRTDSGSELALRRGNTAVIPHAAGAAQLEGDLTLVHCRPPSAGSRI; from the coding sequence GTGAGTTCTGTCCACGATGATCAGTCGGTGCGGGCGATCGTCCTGCCCGCCAACCAGCCGAAGCAGTTCTACCGCGGTGGCGCGTCCATCGCGGCGCTGCGCGGCGGTGGAGATGATCGCGAGTTCGGCCCGGAGGACTGGGTCGGGTCCACCACGACGCGGTTCGGCCAGCCCGAATCGGGTCTGTCCCGGCTGCCCGACGGGCGCTGGTTGCGCGACGCGGTGCGCGAGGCTCCCGCGCAGTGGCTGGGTCCCGAGCACGTGGCCGCGTTCGGCGACAGCACGGCGCTGCTGGTCAAGCTGCTCGACGCCGGGCAGCGGCTGCCGGTGCACTGCCACCCGTCCGACCAGTTCGCCCAGCAGCACCTGGGTTCGCGGTTCGGCAAGACCGAGGCGTGGATCGTGGTCGGCACGAGCGGGCCGAATCCGGTGGTGTACCTGGGTTTCCGGGACGACGTGGCACCGGAGGTGGTCGAGCACTGGGTGAGCACCCAGGACTCGTCCTCGATGCTGAGCGCGCTCAACGAGATCCCGGTGCGTCCCGGCGACACCGTGCACGTGCCCGCCGGCACGCCGCACGCGATCGGCGAGGGCGTGTTCATCGTCGAGCTGCAGCAGCCGACGGACTTCTCCATCACGTTGGAGTGGCGCGGTTTCCTGAGCGACGCCGAGAGCGCGTTCCTCGGCATGGACCAGCGGACCGCGTTGCAGACGCTCAACCGCAGCGGTTTCGGCGACGAGATGCTCGCTTCGCTGATCAAGCGCACCGCGGACCAGGACGCGGCGCGGGTCGGGCTGCTCGCCGACGACGCCGCGCCGTTCTTCCGGGCCGACCGGCTGCACGGCGCGGTCGAGCTCGAACCCACCTTCGGGGTGCTGATCGTGCTGTCGGGCAGCGGGAAGCTGCGCACGGACAGCGGCAGCGAGCTCGCGCTGCGGCGCGGGAACACCGCGGTGATCCCGCACGCGGCCGGGGCCGCTCAGCTGGAAGGCGATCTCACCCTGGTGCACTGCCGCCCACCCTCCGCCGGGAGCCGGATATGA
- a CDS encoding LacI family DNA-binding transcriptional regulator gives MSDVARLAGVSIKTVSRVVNAESGVHPATAERVLSAIDQLGFRRNLSARNLRRGTGTGTLGLVLEDLANPFYSVLTRAVEEVARMRGKQVLTGSSDEDPARERELVLEFCARRVDGLIVVPAGHQHGYIAHEINAGTPVVFVDRPPGNLDADAVLIDNSGGTALAAQHLAEHGHREIAFLGDAPEIHTAAERLRGFREGCARAGVPFESDLVLMGPHTDESVAEALRTTLRRATALVTGNNRITIHALRALAGRPDRPALVGFDDFELADLLDPPITVVTHETSALGRSAAELLFSRLDGDRTPPRRIVVPTRLLARGSGEVAR, from the coding sequence ATGAGCGACGTGGCGCGGCTGGCCGGTGTGAGCATCAAGACCGTGTCGCGGGTGGTCAACGCCGAGAGCGGCGTGCACCCGGCCACGGCGGAGCGCGTGCTGTCCGCGATCGACCAGCTGGGGTTCCGGCGCAACCTCAGCGCCCGCAACCTCCGGCGCGGCACCGGGACCGGGACGCTGGGCCTGGTGCTGGAAGATCTCGCGAACCCGTTCTACTCGGTGCTCACCCGCGCGGTGGAGGAAGTCGCGCGGATGCGCGGGAAGCAGGTGCTCACCGGTTCGTCCGATGAGGACCCGGCGCGGGAGCGCGAGCTGGTGCTGGAGTTCTGCGCGCGGCGCGTCGACGGGCTGATCGTCGTTCCCGCCGGTCACCAGCACGGCTACATCGCGCACGAGATCAACGCGGGCACACCGGTGGTGTTCGTGGACCGGCCGCCCGGCAACCTCGACGCCGACGCCGTGCTCATCGACAACTCCGGTGGCACCGCGCTGGCCGCGCAGCACCTGGCTGAGCACGGGCACCGGGAGATCGCCTTCCTCGGCGACGCACCCGAGATCCACACCGCCGCCGAGCGGCTGCGCGGTTTCCGCGAGGGCTGCGCCCGGGCCGGCGTTCCGTTCGAATCCGATCTGGTGCTGATGGGCCCGCACACCGATGAGTCGGTGGCCGAGGCACTGCGCACCACGCTGCGGCGGGCGACCGCGCTGGTCACCGGCAACAACCGGATCACCATCCACGCCCTGCGCGCCCTGGCGGGTCGGCCCGACCGGCCGGCGCTGGTGGGCTTCGACGACTTCGAGCTCGCCGATCTGCTGGATCCGCCGATCACGGTGGTCACCCACGAAACCAGCGCGCTGGGCCGGTCGGCCGCCGAGTTGCTGTTCTCGCGGCTCGACGGCGACCGCACCCCGCCGCGCCGGATCGTCGTCCCCACCCGGCTGCTTGCCCGAGGTTCTGGAGAGGTTGCACGGTGA
- a CDS encoding glycoside hydrolase family 47 protein has product MFGGVSRRTVLRLMGGAAVAGGLLAAGPAAASASRNWKPAAESVRREYLWAWQHYVDRALGADHIKPISGGREDFFVQGHSIGLSLVEAVDTLWLMEADAEVALAVRWIEDNLSFDVDAPFQVFETNIRMVGGLAAAYHCTGAPRLLELAVDVADRLLPAFTESPTGLPYRYVNLATGEVSRPETNIVEVGTYIAEFGVLSEWTGDRRYYDLAKRAMRVVHDKRTELGLLPHDIHAETGEWRNRQATVGPPGDSYYEYLWDGYALFGDEDLRRWYDTLTDAILAHQAERRDGLLWFPQVDAFTGEVLSREQSVLAGFYAGLLAESGRIGEGRAYHDAFNTAQEKFGVLPNSLDYATMSAADPGNALRPEFADAALMLWLATGDEIFRERAKTHYDNMLRTSKTNYGFAGLTDVTAKPPSQEDSCPGYWWSEQMKYYWLLFSDTPRFDYRDNYLSTEANLLRGARR; this is encoded by the coding sequence ATGTTCGGAGGCGTGTCCCGGAGAACCGTTCTGCGGCTGATGGGCGGGGCGGCCGTCGCGGGCGGACTGCTGGCGGCAGGCCCGGCGGCGGCGTCGGCGAGCCGGAACTGGAAGCCCGCCGCCGAATCCGTGCGCCGCGAATACCTCTGGGCGTGGCAGCACTACGTCGACCGCGCGCTGGGCGCCGACCACATCAAGCCGATCTCCGGCGGCCGCGAGGACTTCTTCGTCCAGGGGCACTCCATCGGGCTCAGCCTGGTCGAAGCCGTCGACACGCTGTGGCTGATGGAAGCCGATGCCGAAGTGGCGCTGGCGGTGCGGTGGATCGAGGACAACCTGAGCTTCGACGTCGACGCGCCGTTCCAGGTCTTCGAGACCAACATCCGCATGGTCGGCGGTCTCGCGGCGGCCTACCACTGCACCGGCGCGCCCCGGCTGCTGGAACTGGCCGTCGACGTCGCCGACCGGCTGCTGCCCGCGTTCACCGAATCGCCGACCGGGCTGCCCTACCGCTACGTGAACCTGGCGACCGGTGAGGTCAGCCGTCCCGAGACCAACATCGTCGAGGTCGGCACCTACATCGCCGAGTTCGGCGTGCTGTCGGAGTGGACCGGCGACCGCCGCTACTACGACCTGGCCAAGCGTGCCATGCGCGTGGTCCACGACAAGCGCACCGAGCTCGGCCTGCTGCCGCACGACATCCACGCCGAAACGGGGGAGTGGCGCAACCGCCAGGCCACCGTCGGTCCGCCCGGCGACTCCTACTACGAGTACCTGTGGGACGGGTACGCGCTGTTCGGCGACGAAGATCTCCGCCGGTGGTACGACACGCTCACCGACGCGATCCTCGCCCACCAGGCCGAACGCCGCGACGGCCTGCTGTGGTTCCCGCAGGTCGACGCCTTCACCGGAGAGGTGCTCAGCCGCGAGCAGAGCGTGCTGGCCGGGTTCTACGCCGGTCTGCTCGCCGAATCCGGCCGGATCGGCGAAGGACGCGCCTACCACGACGCGTTCAACACCGCGCAGGAGAAGTTCGGGGTCCTCCCGAACTCCCTCGACTACGCCACGATGTCGGCCGCCGACCCGGGCAACGCGCTGCGCCCCGAGTTCGCCGACGCGGCCCTGATGCTGTGGCTGGCCACCGGCGACGAGATCTTCCGGGAGCGGGCGAAGACCCACTACGACAACATGCTCCGGACCTCGAAGACGAACTACGGCTTCGCCGGCCTCACCGACGTGACCGCGAAGCCACCGTCCCAAGAGGACAGCTGCCCGGGCTACTGGTGGTCGGAGCAGATGAAGTACTACTGGCTGCTCTTCTCCGACACCCCGCGGTTCGACTACCGCGACAACTACCTGAGCACCGAGGCCAACCTGCTGCGCGGAGCCCGCCGCTGA
- the cutA gene encoding divalent-cation tolerance protein CutA — MADHVQVVTTTDSEESAASLARGIVEAALGACVQVVPIRSFYVWEGAAQDDPEWQLQIKTSADRLPALVAHLKAEHGYEVPEIIATPIVGGNPEYLSWVDEQTRS; from the coding sequence ATGGCTGATCATGTGCAGGTCGTGACCACCACCGACTCCGAGGAATCCGCCGCCTCGCTGGCCCGGGGCATCGTCGAGGCCGCGCTGGGCGCCTGCGTGCAGGTCGTGCCGATCCGCAGCTTCTACGTGTGGGAGGGCGCGGCGCAGGACGATCCCGAGTGGCAGTTGCAGATCAAGACCTCCGCCGACCGGCTGCCCGCGCTCGTCGCGCATTTGAAGGCCGAGCACGGCTACGAGGTGCCGGAGATCATCGCGACCCCGATCGTCGGCGGGAACCCGGAGTACCTGTCCTGGGTCGATGAGCAGACCCGGTCATAA
- a CDS encoding DUF3817 domain-containing protein, which produces MPRTYAGWFRLVAIAEAFSWVGLLVAMAFKYGLDMPLGVTVMGWIHGAIFTAYVVVCLVVFSPLRWRFGVLVLALVASVPPLATVWFERWANRRGLLTESDSDEPTFWGRIREIN; this is translated from the coding sequence GTGCCGCGGACTTATGCCGGGTGGTTCCGGTTGGTGGCGATCGCCGAGGCGTTCTCGTGGGTGGGACTGCTGGTGGCGATGGCGTTCAAGTACGGCCTGGACATGCCGCTCGGCGTGACCGTGATGGGCTGGATCCACGGGGCGATCTTCACCGCCTACGTGGTGGTCTGCCTGGTCGTGTTCAGCCCGCTGCGCTGGCGGTTCGGCGTGCTGGTGCTCGCGCTGGTCGCGTCGGTGCCGCCGCTGGCCACGGTGTGGTTCGAGCGCTGGGCGAACCGCCGAGGCCTGTTGACCGAGTCGGATTCGGACGAGCCGACGTTCTGGGGCCGCATCCGCGAGATCAACTGA
- a CDS encoding MarR family winged helix-turn-helix transcriptional regulator: MSTRSPLPFDPIARAAEIWADRVGPSTTMAAVTSVMRVQQILQSAVDNALRPHNLTFARYEALVLLTFSRRGSLPMRVMGDRLQLHPTSVTNIVDRLEQDSLVRRVPHPTDRRTTLVEITEDGRDLMKKATESVTEIDFGLRGITERQTQQLTELLGKVRHAAGDF, from the coding sequence ATGAGCACCCGTAGTCCGCTGCCCTTCGACCCCATCGCGCGCGCGGCCGAGATCTGGGCCGACCGGGTAGGCCCGTCGACGACGATGGCCGCGGTGACCAGCGTCATGCGGGTGCAGCAGATCCTGCAGTCCGCGGTCGACAACGCGCTCCGCCCGCACAACCTGACCTTCGCCCGCTACGAGGCGCTGGTGCTGCTGACCTTCTCCCGGCGCGGCAGCCTGCCGATGCGGGTCATGGGCGACCGGCTCCAGCTGCACCCGACCAGCGTGACCAACATCGTGGACCGGCTGGAGCAGGACAGCCTGGTGCGGCGGGTGCCGCACCCCACCGACCGGCGCACCACTCTGGTGGAGATCACCGAGGACGGCCGGGACCTGATGAAGAAGGCCACCGAATCGGTCACCGAGATCGACTTCGGCCTGCGCGGCATCACCGAGCGGCAGACCCAGCAGCTGACCGAGCTGCTGGGCAAGGTCCGCCACGCGGCGGGCGACTTCTGA
- a CDS encoding MTH1187 family thiamine-binding protein produces the protein MLVAFSVAPSGAGDSDSVSEAVAAAVKVVRESGLPHETTSMFTTIEGEWDEVMDVVKRATEAASAGAPRTSLVLKADIRPGHTGQLSAKVRRVEEHLREQ, from the coding sequence GTGCTGGTGGCGTTCAGCGTGGCCCCGAGCGGGGCAGGCGACAGCGACAGCGTCAGCGAAGCGGTGGCGGCCGCGGTGAAGGTGGTGCGGGAGTCCGGGCTGCCGCACGAGACGACCTCGATGTTCACCACGATCGAGGGCGAGTGGGACGAGGTCATGGACGTGGTGAAGCGCGCCACCGAGGCGGCCTCGGCCGGGGCGCCGCGCACCAGCCTGGTGCTCAAGGCCGACATCCGCCCGGGGCACACCGGCCAGCTGAGCGCGAAGGTGCGCCGGGTCGAGGAGCACCTGCGCGAGCAGTGA
- a CDS encoding tetratricopeptide repeat protein, with protein MAGAVDLSALKSRAEANARAAAQPAAGGDGGAAPASGAVIDVTEADFQAEVVEKSLQVPVIVDLWATWCGPCKQLSPVLERLAQEAGGAWVLAKIDVDANPRIAQLFQVQSVPMVIAIAGGQPVDAFSGALPEPQIRQWIDELLNALRDQLPGIRAAEQGGAAEPAEEPEDPRFTAAEDALERGDYAAAEDAYQKILDSEPNNEQAKAALAQVRFSARAEQADPAAIERADAAPEDIDAQLAAADAELAIGKVEEGFDRLIRGVKRTSGDERDRVRRHLVEMFEVFPEGDERVSAARRALASALF; from the coding sequence ATGGCGGGCGCAGTCGACCTGTCGGCTCTGAAGAGCCGTGCCGAGGCCAACGCGCGCGCAGCCGCGCAGCCGGCCGCCGGCGGTGACGGCGGAGCCGCACCGGCGAGCGGGGCGGTCATCGATGTCACCGAGGCCGACTTCCAGGCCGAGGTCGTCGAGAAGTCCCTGCAGGTGCCGGTGATCGTCGACCTGTGGGCGACCTGGTGCGGGCCGTGCAAGCAGCTCTCCCCGGTGCTGGAGCGGCTGGCGCAGGAAGCCGGTGGCGCGTGGGTGCTGGCCAAGATCGACGTCGACGCCAACCCGCGCATCGCGCAGCTGTTCCAGGTGCAGTCGGTGCCGATGGTCATCGCGATCGCCGGCGGGCAGCCGGTGGACGCCTTCTCCGGTGCGCTCCCGGAACCGCAGATCCGGCAGTGGATCGACGAGCTGCTCAACGCGCTGCGCGACCAGCTGCCCGGCATCCGCGCCGCGGAGCAGGGCGGTGCCGCCGAGCCCGCCGAGGAGCCCGAGGACCCGCGGTTCACCGCCGCCGAGGACGCGCTGGAGCGCGGTGACTACGCCGCCGCCGAGGACGCCTACCAGAAGATCCTGGACAGCGAGCCGAACAACGAGCAGGCCAAGGCCGCGTTGGCGCAGGTCCGGTTCTCCGCGCGCGCCGAGCAGGCCGACCCGGCCGCGATCGAGCGGGCCGACGCCGCTCCCGAGGACATCGACGCCCAGCTGGCCGCGGCCGATGCCGAGCTGGCCATCGGGAAGGTCGAGGAGGGCTTCGACCGGCTGATCCGCGGGGTCAAGCGCACTTCGGGCGACGAGCGGGACCGCGTCCGCCGCCACCTGGTCGAGATGTTCGAGGTCTTCCCGGAGGGCGATGAGCGCGTCAGCGCCGCCCGCCGGGCGCTGGCCAGCGCCCTGTTCTGA
- a CDS encoding tyrosine-protein phosphatase produces MNAERQLFWDGCFNTRDLGGLRTEDGRETRWGAVVRSDDPAGLTADGWASLQRHGVRTIVDLTGGESTTARRPAGLTGVPVELDDHTDTEFWTRWDNALSCTPLYYRAFLDRFPQKVAEVLTAIAAAEPGGVLVHCSSGRDRTGLISLVLLAAVGVGASDIAADYALTHVRRAELCAAAGLPDDTPRVHGLIAQHGTSEPEVIADVVGSRDMAAYLRSAGVTAEHLAALRDRMLT; encoded by the coding sequence ATGAACGCGGAACGGCAACTCTTCTGGGACGGCTGCTTCAACACCCGGGACCTCGGCGGTCTCCGCACCGAGGACGGTCGCGAAACGAGATGGGGCGCAGTGGTCCGCTCCGACGACCCGGCCGGCCTGACCGCCGACGGCTGGGCTTCGCTGCAGCGGCACGGCGTGCGCACGATCGTCGACCTCACCGGTGGCGAATCCACCACCGCACGGCGCCCGGCCGGGCTGACCGGCGTCCCGGTGGAGCTCGACGACCACACCGACACGGAGTTCTGGACGCGCTGGGACAACGCGCTCTCCTGCACCCCGCTGTACTACCGGGCGTTCCTCGACCGCTTCCCGCAGAAGGTCGCCGAGGTGCTGACCGCGATCGCCGCAGCCGAGCCGGGCGGCGTGCTGGTGCACTGCAGCAGCGGCCGCGACCGCACCGGTCTGATCTCCCTGGTCCTGCTGGCCGCGGTCGGCGTCGGCGCGTCCGACATCGCCGCCGACTACGCGCTCACCCACGTCCGCCGCGCCGAGCTGTGCGCTGCGGCCGGACTGCCCGACGACACTCCCCGGGTGCACGGCTTGATCGCCCAGCACGGCACTTCCGAGCCCGAGGTCATCGCGGACGTGGTCGGCTCCCGCGACATGGCGGCTTACCTCCGCTCCGCCGGGGTCACCGCCGAACACCTCGCCGCGCTGCGCGACCGGATGCTCACCTGA